ATGTGGAAGGCGCTGGTCGAACTCGGCGTCTGGCCGTCCGCCGCCTGCATCAAGGTCGATGACGCGCCGGTCGGCATCGCCGAGGGGCGTGAGGCTGGCAGCTGGACCATAGGCGTCGCCGCCTCGGGCAATGGCGTCGGCTTCGACTATTGCGCGTTGCGCAAACTGGATGCGGCGGAACGCGACCGGCTCGTCCTGGCATCCGCCGACGCCCTGCGCGCTGCCGGTGCCGATTATGTGATCGACAGTGTCGCCGATCTCTGGCCGGTGGTGGAGACCATCGCCGCGCGGATAGCGACTGGCGAACGTCCCGGCCGGTGAGCATGACCATGCCCCTGGCCGAACCGGCACCGGCCGCCCGCGAGAGTGCGGTGCGCCGGTGGCTGCGCGGCGCGCCGCCAGCGCTGTTCGCGCTCTATGGCGGCAGCGCGGCCTTCCTCGCCTATTCGGCGATGTACGCCTATCGCAAGCCGTTCGCCGTGGCCGAATATGCGCATGTCGCGGGTTGGGGCTTCGCGCTGGATTACAAGGTCGCGCTCGTGATCGCGCAGATCATTGGCTACGCGCTGTCCAAGTTCATCGGGATCAAGCTGATCTCCGAGTTCCGCGCCGAACATCGCGCAACCGGCATAATGCTGCTGACCGGGCTGTCCGAACTGGCGCTGATCGGCTTCGCGCTGGCGCCGCCGCTCGTCGGGCTGGTCGCGCTGTTCGCCAACGGGCTGTGCCTTGGCATGATCTGGGGGCTGGTGTTCGGCTTCCTCGAAGGGCGGCGGGTTTCGGAAGTGCTGGGCGCGATGCTGTGCGCCAGTTTCATCCTCGCTTCGGGCGCGGTGAAGTCGGTGGGCAGCGCGCTGATGCTCGCTGGCCTCGCCAATGAGCATTGGATGCCTGCGGCGACCGGGCTGGCGGCGGCGCCGGTGCTGCTTCTGTCCGTCTGGGCGCTCGCACAGCTTCCCCCGCCCACCGCCGAGGATGAGGCGGCCCGCGTCCGGCGCGTGCCGATGGGAGCGGCGGCCCGCATGGCCTTCCTGCGCGCGCATGCGCCGATGCTTGCGCTGCTCATCGGCATCTATGTGCTGCTGACCGCCTTCCGCGATTTCCGCGACAATTTCGCCGCTGAAATCTGGCACGAACTTGGCTATGCGGGCGAGGCGAGCATCTTCACCTGGTCCGAGCTGCCCGTGGCCGTGCTGGTGCTGACCGCGCTCGGCCTGCTGATCCGCGTGCGCGACAATCGCCGGGCCTTGCTGTGGAACTTCGCGCTGATCGCGGGCGGCCTGCTTCTCGTCGGCCTCTGCACGCTGGGCTTTCAGCTCGGCTGGCTGGGCGCGGTGCCGTGGATGATCCTGCTCGGCGCAGGCCTCTATCTCGCTTACACCCCGTTCAACGGCCTGCTGTTCGACCGGTTCATGGCGGCGGCAGGCACGCTCGGCAATGCCGCCTTCCTGATCTACCTTGCCGATGCGAGCGGCTATGCGGGCAGCGTCGCACTGCTGCTGCTCCGGAACTTCGGGCATATCGCGATCAACTGGATCGGCTTTCTGTGCATCAGTGCTTACGCGCTGTGCGGACTGGGGCTGCTCGCCCTTGGTCTCGCGGCGAGGCTTTGGTTGCAGGATCGCCGCCATCCCCATCTCCGCACTTAGTGCGGCGTCTCCTGCGGTCCCCGCGCTTCAGGGTTCCTCATTCATCTTGGAATGCGTCCGTCGGAGACGAGTTGGGGGTAATGTCTGGAGGCCGGACAGATGGCGGCCCCTGACGACGCGTGAGAAGCCTCGTCAGGGGCGCCCTCAGATGAGCCTAGGCAGAGCGATATTGTGCAACAATCTCATTCACCATCCGGCGAACATCGTTGCGCCGATATCCGAGCAGAGCAGTTTCGCTTGCGTCCGGCTCATAGAACAGGTTGTTGCCGCGGCCCGCGAAAATCGCCGCGTCGGGCATCATGGGATGCTCCTGGTCGAGCACCGGCGGCACCGGCCGCCCGGCCGCTTCGAAGAACATGCCGAAATATTGTTGGTAGGAGAGGTTCTCGTCGCCGACCAGATAGGCTTTGCCGCCTTCGCCGCGCTCGATCGCGCCCTCGACCGCCTCGGCCAGCGACTGGGTGGAGATGAAGTTGACGCCGCCCCCCGGCGCGAAGTCGGGCATCGGCGCGAACTTGCCCTCGGCATATTGGGTGTAGGCGGCGAACATCGGCACGACCAACCCCGGCACCGCGCCCAGCACGAAGGGGGCGTTGACGCTGATCGCCTTGAAGCCGGGGCCGTTGAGCGCGCGGACGCCGTCGTCCGAATCCTTGCGGGATTCCACATAGCGATTGCCGGCGACGAGGTGCGGTGCCGCCTGCGGGTAGAAGCTGCCGACGTTGATTGCCACCTTCACGCCCGCGTCCTTGGCGAGTTGGAAGAAGCGCGGCACCGCGACCGAATTGACCTTCTTCCAATAGGTTTCGCTGTCCTCGCCCTCGGGGATGTGACGGACGTCTTGGCCGGCGCAGAACACAAGCGCGTCGAAACCCGCGGGGAAGGAAGTGTTGTTGATATAATCAATCTGGAGGAAGGGCAGGTCGCCCAGCGGCGTGCCCGCGGCCGGCGGCGTGCGTCCGGCGATGCTGACGTCGTGGCCTTTGGACTTGAGGTGGAGTGCGGCGTGGCCGCCGATCATGCCGGCACCGCCGACGACGATAATCTTCATGGACTTGTCTCCGGAATTTGAAGTGAAATCAAAAAATCAGGCCGTCGGTGGGAATTACTGGCACGTTCGTCCACTTGCCCTCGGCGGTGCGATACCAGCCCGACGCCGCCAGCGCGCCGCCGTCGATGTTGAGCGCCACGCCCGTCATCCACGAGGCCAGCGGACTCGCCAGGAACAGGATGCCACCCGCCATGTCCTCCGGCGTGCCGAAACGGCCGAGCGGGATCCACTGCTTGATCGAGTCCTTATATTCCGGCTTGATATACTGGCTGATCGCGACCTGCGGTGTGTCGGTTGTCTCGGGCGCGATCAGGTTGACGCGGATGCCCTCGGGCGCGAGGTCGAGGGCAAGGCTCTTGGTGAAGCCAATGATCCCGGTCTTGAACGTCGAATAGACTGAGTTGAACGGGATGCCGCGATAGCCCTCGATCGAGGATACGCTGATGATGCTGCCGCCGGCCCCGCGCTTGCGGATCAGCGGGATCATCGCTCGCGTCACCGAGAAAAGCTGGCGCATGTTGGTGGCGTAGAGCCGCTCAATATCTTCGTCAGTGTGATGTTCGAAGCGCTTCACGATCATCAGGAAGTCGCCGACATTGTTGACCAGCACGTCCAGCCCGCCAAATCGCTGCTCGATTGTCTTGGCCAGTGCGTCCACGTCCGACTGAACCGTTACGTCACCGTCGACGACGAGATGCTGGTCACCCAGCGCCGCGCGTACGTCGGCAGCGCGGTTCGCGTCTTTCTCGATGGTGACGACAGTGGCGCCCGCTTTCGCGAAAGTCTCGCATGTCGCGCGGCCGATGCCGGCGCCGCCGCCCGTGACGAGGGCTATTTTCCCCGCAAAGTCGATCAAAGTGGCTCTCCTGATGGAATGGTTCGT
This region of Sphingobium sp. EM0848 genomic DNA includes:
- a CDS encoding DUF5690 family protein; amino-acid sequence: MTMPLAEPAPAARESAVRRWLRGAPPALFALYGGSAAFLAYSAMYAYRKPFAVAEYAHVAGWGFALDYKVALVIAQIIGYALSKFIGIKLISEFRAEHRATGIMLLTGLSELALIGFALAPPLVGLVALFANGLCLGMIWGLVFGFLEGRRVSEVLGAMLCASFILASGAVKSVGSALMLAGLANEHWMPAATGLAAAPVLLLSVWALAQLPPPTAEDEAARVRRVPMGAAARMAFLRAHAPMLALLIGIYVLLTAFRDFRDNFAAEIWHELGYAGEASIFTWSELPVAVLVLTALGLLIRVRDNRRALLWNFALIAGGLLLVGLCTLGFQLGWLGAVPWMILLGAGLYLAYTPFNGLLFDRFMAAAGTLGNAAFLIYLADASGYAGSVALLLLRNFGHIAINWIGFLCISAYALCGLGLLALGLAARLWLQDRRHPHLRT
- a CDS encoding NAD(P)-dependent oxidoreductase; this translates as MKIIVVGGAGMIGGHAALHLKSKGHDVSIAGRTPPAAGTPLGDLPFLQIDYINNTSFPAGFDALVFCAGQDVRHIPEGEDSETYWKKVNSVAVPRFFQLAKDAGVKVAINVGSFYPQAAPHLVAGNRYVESRKDSDDGVRALNGPGFKAISVNAPFVLGAVPGLVVPMFAAYTQYAEGKFAPMPDFAPGGGVNFISTQSLAEAVEGAIERGEGGKAYLVGDENLSYQQYFGMFFEAAGRPVPPVLDQEHPMMPDAAIFAGRGNNLFYEPDASETALLGYRRNDVRRMVNEIVAQYRSA
- a CDS encoding SDR family NAD(P)-dependent oxidoreductase, which encodes MIDFAGKIALVTGGGAGIGRATCETFAKAGATVVTIEKDANRAADVRAALGDQHLVVDGDVTVQSDVDALAKTIEQRFGGLDVLVNNVGDFLMIVKRFEHHTDEDIERLYATNMRQLFSVTRAMIPLIRKRGAGGSIISVSSIEGYRGIPFNSVYSTFKTGIIGFTKSLALDLAPEGIRVNLIAPETTDTPQVAISQYIKPEYKDSIKQWIPLGRFGTPEDMAGGILFLASPLASWMTGVALNIDGGALAASGWYRTAEGKWTNVPVIPTDGLIF